The Fervidobacterium pennivorans DNA segment AGTTTTGCTATGGGCTTGGTAGTGGGAACGTAAATGTGGCAAGTAAATGGGATGAAAGTGGGCGTTCTTACCCCAGGACGGATACACCTATTGTTAACCTACTCATTGATGTGTAGCTGAATCGTCAGAAATCAGCAAAGCTCAGTAGCCGAAAGGTGATGGGAAGCAGAAAACCGAAGAGTGATAGCTTGGAGAAAAAATGGTGGAACCCGGGCATAACCAAGCAGTGTTAATGCCATCAACGACAGTTCCAGAATCACAAGCCAGTGTGCAGTAGCGCAAATCAACTAAGAAACCGCCGTATACCGCACGGTACGTACGGTGGTGTGAGAGAACATTGGGTAAATTACCTAATTACCTAGCTCCTACTCGATTATTTACATTATCTTAGCCCTTTTGCCTTGGTAAGTATCTTTTTCTATCAATCTATTTTCTATCAAGTTAACGATCTCGGTTTTTGTCCTTCCCCAATTTCCAAAAAGTGTACCAGTTAAGGGTGGGGCTGCAACAAGTCTGTGAATAACTATCCGTGGCGACAGATTCTCGAGGAAAGTAACCGCTCGTTCAACGTATTCTTCAAGGGTTCCTACCTGTAATTTTCCTGACTTAAACATTTCACCAAAAACAGACCCCTCGACAATATACAGAGAGTGAAGTTTTACACCATCCACTCCAAGTGCGGAAATTATCTTTGCACTTTCTACAACATCTAATGTATTATCTCCTGGCAAATTCAAAATTACGTGCGATACAACTTCAAATCCATATCTTTTTAGAAGATTCACAGCGTAGATGTATTCTCCCAGGGTATGACCTCTGTTTATCTTAACCAGAGTATGATAATTCGCGGTTTGTAAACCTACATCAAAAGAGACTTGAATACCGTGCCCTTTCCTTATATCATCAACCATATTTAAAATTTCTTCGTTTATGCAGTCTGGTCTTGTTGCGATATCAAGTTGAACAACATCTTCGTCTATTGCCTCTGTATAGGTCTTCCTCAAGACGTCTAATGGGGCGTAAGTGTTTGTATAGTTTTGAAAATACGCAATGAATTTTCTAATACCCTTTTTTCGATACTTCTCCTTCATTTTCTCTAACTGTTCTTTAACACTTAATCCTGCAAAAGTGCTAAAACCACTACCCGTTTCATCACAGAAAAAACAACCTGGTCTTCCATTTTCTCTATTTGGACATGTGAAACCTGCATTGAGTGGCAATCTTTGAACCTTTTCTCCAAATTTTTTCTTTAGTTCAACGCTTAGCTTTCTATACCTGTAACCATCCTCGAGAAAGTCGAAAATTTTTCCAGCACCTCCTCAACGTCAACCGTCGGATATGAGCCGTTAATATAGACGAATCTACCATTTACCATTGTTGCATAAACTCTATCCGTGTAAGCATGAATGAGGTTCTGCAAAAAGTTATCGACTGGTTGTAACTGGATGTGTGAGGCTTCAAAAATTGCAAAATCTGCCGGGCTTCCCACTTCAATTGTCCCACCAGTCAAACGAAGTGCCGAATAACCGTTCTTTGTTAAGGCGTTAAATGCCTCTTCAACTTTGAAATTCTCAGGTGAATAGCTCTTCTGAGCCAAAACGGATATACGCAAATCAAGGAGCAAATTTTGTGAGTTGTTGCTTGCAGGTCCATCTGTTCCAATTGTAATTTTGATTCCATTTTTGAGCATTTCAGTGACAGGTGGTATTCCATTCCCGAGTTTCATATTACTTACTGTGTTTATTGACGGAAATGAGCCATCAAGCAAACGTATATCTTCACGCTTTAACTGCGTGCAGTGGACGGGAATGAAGTGTACTTCGTGGAATCCTATGTCCATGATTTCCCTGGGAGTATACATTTCGTATTCCCATGCATTTTCAAAAAAATGCATTGTTACTGGAACATCTTCAGTTTTTGCGATATCTACAATCTTTGAAAGATAACTTTTGGAACAGCTGTAAGGAGCATGTGGACCAAGTCCAACGTAGATTCTATCTTCATATCCATTCCACTTTCTGAATAATTTCAAATTCTCTTCAAGTCTACCGTTGTCATCACCGCCAATGTCAACAAGACCTCTTGTCAGCAATGCCTTCAAACCAAAATCTGCAACAGCTTTTGCCACCATATCTTCATGGAAATACATGTCGCAAAAGGCAACAACACCATGCGCTGCCATTTCCATCATCGAGACTAGGGAACCGTAGTAGACGGCTTCAGGAGTGAGTTTTTCTTCTGCTGGGAGTATTTTACCAAAGAGCCACTCTTTGAACGGAAGGTCTTCCGCATATCCTCTGAGTAAGGACATAGCAACATGGGTGTGAGTGTTAACAAAGCCAGGAGTAATTATCTTCCCTGTAAGGTCAACAACCTCTTCATTGTCTAGTGGAACCAAATTTTCCGATATTTCCTTTATTATTCCATTCTCTATTCTGATATCACACTTTTTAAGTTCTAATCCAATAAGAGCTTTCCCATTCTTCAAAAGCATTAAAAAACAACCCTTTCTGCATCAATCCATAGGTGCTCTAAATCGTAGAACTCTCGAGCACTTTTAGTGAATATGTGTACCACAATATCGCCAGCATCGATAAGAACCCAATCGTAACCTTCTCCTCGGTCGTAATAGATAATTTCTTTACCTTTTTCATTAAAAAACTCAACAACTTCATCTCTAAGGCTTTTCATATGGATATTACTGTTTGCCGTGCAAATGACAAAATAGTCAGTTAAGAGTCTTGTTTTACTCATATTAAGCACAACAGGTTCAATTGCTTCCTTTTTTTCAAGTAATACAAGTAAATCTTTGATTAAGCTGATTTCACTTTTTTCTTTGCTCACCAACACTTACGCACCTCCTATCGTTAGTTCTTCACTTATCTTTCCATTCAATAGATAATCGCGAACATACCCAACCAGATAAAATGAACCAGTCACAAATTTAACATCTTCATCTGTTTCTTTTAGCAAGTCGACGGCTCTAATATAGTCTGGTTCAAGAATCACGTTTGGATTATATCTCTTCGCAATTTCGTAGGTTTCAGCTACTTTTTCGGCCCTTTTTGAAGGTGGCTTTGTGACTATTATTAGATCGAATTTCGGAGCAATTACTTTTAGCACACCCTCTTTATCTTTGTCATCTACTATACCAAAAACTGAAGCTCTTCTTTTTCCAGGGAAGTATAAATCTAGATTTTCGGCGAATTTTTCGGCCGCTTGTGGATTATGCGAACCATCTAATACTACTCCGTTCACCATTTCAAATCTGCCGGGTATAAATGCTTCTTCAAATGCTTTTTTTACAGCTTTTTCATTAATTCTGTGCGTAACTTCAAAAGCTTTTAATGCCAGTCCAACGTTGTATAGCTGGTGCTTTCCATTCAACCGAACTTTTATACCTTTGATGGTTGTATCACCGTAGTAATCATAGACATTTTCGTTAAACGAAAACTGAACAGGTTCCACATAGAAATCTTTCCCGTATTCGTATACTTTAGAATTTTTCTGTTTGGCAATTTGCCTTATTACTTCTAATGCCGAATCTGCCATTAAACCAACGACGACAGGCTTCTTTTCTTTTATGATTCCGGCTTTTTCAAAGGCAATTTGCTCAACAGTATTACCGAGAACGTTCGTATGTTCTAAAGAGACGGTGCAAATTACGGAAATTTCTGGTATTATAACGTTCGTTGAATCAAACCTTCCTCCCAATCCAACTTCAACACTTCCATATTCTGCGTTCTTTTTTTTCGTTATGTAAAAATACATCGCAGTCATATACTCAAAGAAACTCGGAGAGAATTCTTCACCAAGTTTATCCATCTCTTCCGCATGTTTTTTGACCTCAAATGCTGCTTCCACAAATTCTTCTTGACTTATATTCTGTGTGTTGTAATGGAACCGCTCCAGGATTGTTGATAAGTGTGGTGAGTAAAATCCCGTTACATTATGCCCATGGTGATATGTCAAGTATTCAAGAAAAGTTGTAACACTCCCTTTTCCATTTGAACCAGTCACATGGAAATATTTAACTCCAGAATGGGGGTTACCCATTCTGGAGAGGAGATTTTCTATTCTGAACAAACCAAGCTTCATTGTGTTGTAAGGGCGTGTGAAGTATAGATATTTTAGAGTGTCTAAAAATGTTGCGGAAATCATCCCTGAGCCTCCAAGTCGGAAATTATCAATTCAATTCTATTTATCTGTTCTAAGAATGTCCTTTGCTTTTCTTTTGTTTCTTCGACGATATCCTCAGGAGCATTCTTAAGGAAGTTTTCATCTTCCAGTTTCTTTGCAAATTTTTCTAAATCTGCCTTTAGTTTTTCAACCTTTTTCTTGAGCCTTTGAACTTCCGCATTCACATCGATAAGTTCTCCAAGAGAAACGTAAGCTTCTAAGTTTAATGACACGTAAGCTGTTGCACAAAGCTTTGGCCTTGATTCTGTAAACTGAATGTTTGAAACATTGCCAAGGAATCTTATATATTCTTGCTCTTCTTCATTTAGCATTCCTTTGATAAAGAGATCTACTTTTGTTGATTGCGGAACATTTACTTCGGCTCTAACATTTCTGACGCCTCTAATGAGAGCCATTATTTCTTCGAATCTCTTCTCGGCAGTTTCGTCAACATATTCCTCTGCTACCTTTGGCCAGGGAGCAACAACTATTGATTCACCAGCAGTTGGAAGTTTTGTCCACAATTCCTCCGTCAAGAACGGCATAAATGGATGCAACAGTCTTAAGCTCATATCGAGTACGTAAACAAGCACGTTTTGTACAATTTTCTTGTCCTCAGATTTAAGCCTATTCTTTACAGCCTCGATATACCAGTCGCAGAGTTCATCCCAGAAGAAGTTATAAATTTCTCCCGCCGCTATATTGAAATCATAGTTATCAAGTGCCTCTGTCACTTTTTTAATCGTTTTCTGTAGCCTCGAGAGAATCCATTTATCTGACAATTTCAGGTGCTCTTTCTGAATTTCCATCTTTTCAAAGTCATCAAGGTTCATGAATACGAATCGAGAGGCGTTCCATATCTTATTAGCAAATTTCTTGTATGTATCAAAGAATCGTACATCAAGTTTTAGGTCCCTTCCTTGTGCGGCAAGGATAGCAAGTGTAAACCTCATAGGATCGGCACCATATTCATCAATAACTTCGAGCGGATCGATTCCGTTTCCAAGAGACTTGCTCATCTTTCTACCGTATTTATCTCTTACAAGTTGGTGTATATACACTTCACTGAACGGTTTTTCCTTCATGAATTCATAGCCCATCATTATCATTCTTGCAACCCAGAAGAAGATAATGTCAAAACCTGTGACTAAAACATCGGTTGGATAGTATCGTTTCAAGTCTTCTGTCTCCTCAGGCCAGCCCATTGTACTAAATGGCCAAAGTGCTGAGCTGAACCACGTGTCAAGTACATCTTCGTCTTGTCTTAGATTTGCGCTACCACATTTTTCACAAACCTTCGGTTCATCTTCTGAAACGTTGTAATGTCCACAATCTTGACATTGCCAGACAGGAATCCTGTGTCCCCACCAAAGTTGTCTGCTTATACACCAATCTCTGATTTCATACATCCAATTTAGATAAACTTTCTTCCATCTTTCAGGAATGAACCTGACTTCGTCATTTTCAACAGCTTCTATCGCTCTCTTTGCCAGTGGTTTCATACTCACAAACCATTGGTCCATCAACCTTGGTTCTACAACAGTGTCACATCTGTAACAATGTCCGACTGAGTGTTTAATCTTTTCAATCTTTACAAGGTATCCCTGCGCTTCCAACTCAGCAATGACCGCCTTCCTTGCTTCAGATGCGGTTAATCCCTTGAATTTACCACCATTTTCGT contains these protein-coding regions:
- a CDS encoding TIGR01212 family radical SAM protein (This family includes YhcC from E. coli K-12, an uncharacterized radical SAM protein.): MPLNAGFTCPNRENGRPGCFFCDETGSGFSTFAGLSVKEQLEKMKEKYRKKGIRKFIAYFQNYTNTYAPLDVLRKTYTEAIDEDVVQLDIATRPDCINEEILNMVDDIRKGHGIQVSFDVGLQTANYHTLVKINRGHTLGEYIYAVNLLKRYGFEVVSHVILNLPGDNTLDVVESAKIISALGVDGVKLHSLYIVEGSVFGEMFKSGKLQVGTLEEYVERAVTFLENLSPRIVIHRLVAAPPLTGTLFGNWGRTKTEIVNLIENRLIEKDTYQGKRAKIM
- the rsfS gene encoding ribosome silencing factor; the protein is MLVSKEKSEISLIKDLLVLLEKKEAIEPVVLNMSKTRLLTDYFVICTANSNIHMKSLRDEVVEFFNEKGKEIIYYDRGEGYDWVLIDAGDIVVHIFTKSAREFYDLEHLWIDAERVVF
- a CDS encoding amidohydrolase; this encodes MLLKNGKALIGLELKKCDIRIENGIIKEISENLVPLDNEEVVDLTGKIITPGFVNTHTHVAMSLLRGYAEDLPFKEWLFGKILPAEEKLTPEAVYYGSLVSMMEMAAHGVVAFCDMYFHEDMVAKAVADFGLKALLTRGLVDIGGDDNGRLEENLKLFRKWNGYEDRIYVGLGPHAPYSCSKSYLSKIVDIAKTEDVPVTMHFFENAWEYEMYTPREIMDIGFHEVHFIPVHCTQLKREDIRLLDGSFPSINTVSNMKLGNGIPPVTEMLKNGIKITIGTDGPASNNSQNLLLDLRISVLAQKSYSPENFKVEEAFNALTKNGYSALRLTGGTIEVGSPADFAIFEASHIQLQPVDNFLQNLIHAYTDRVYATMVNGRFVYINGSYPTVDVEEVLEKFSTFSRMVTGIES
- a CDS encoding valine--tRNA ligase → MEIGTRYDPTNIEMKWYKKWLEKGYFTPKGSGPKYSIVIPPPNITGRIHMGHALNITIQDILSRYKRMQGFDVLWLPGEDHAGIATQTAVEKYIATQGKSRRDFTREEFLRIVWDWANKYREEIKKQIMSIGASVDWTRERFTLDEGLSKAVRKVFVELYKKGLIYKGKYIVNWCHRCGTVLSDEEVEYHEEEGALYYIKYPIKGEEDYLVIATTRPETMLGDTAVAVHPSDERYKNYVGKTAILPLVGRELPIIADNYVDPSFGTGALKVTPAHDPNDYLIGQRHNLPFVDIFDENIVINENGGKFKGLTASEARKAVIAELEAQGYLVKIEKIKHSVGHCYRCDTVVEPRLMDQWFVSMKPLAKRAIEAVENDEVRFIPERWKKVYLNWMYEIRDWCISRQLWWGHRIPVWQCQDCGHYNVSEDEPKVCEKCGSANLRQDEDVLDTWFSSALWPFSTMGWPEETEDLKRYYPTDVLVTGFDIIFFWVARMIMMGYEFMKEKPFSEVYIHQLVRDKYGRKMSKSLGNGIDPLEVIDEYGADPMRFTLAILAAQGRDLKLDVRFFDTYKKFANKIWNASRFVFMNLDDFEKMEIQKEHLKLSDKWILSRLQKTIKKVTEALDNYDFNIAAGEIYNFFWDELCDWYIEAVKNRLKSEDKKIVQNVLVYVLDMSLRLLHPFMPFLTEELWTKLPTAGESIVVAPWPKVAEEYVDETAEKRFEEIMALIRGVRNVRAEVNVPQSTKVDLFIKGMLNEEEQEYIRFLGNVSNIQFTESRPKLCATAYVSLNLEAYVSLGELIDVNAEVQRLKKKVEKLKADLEKFAKKLEDENFLKNAPEDIVEETKEKQRTFLEQINRIELIISDLEAQG
- a CDS encoding bifunctional folylpolyglutamate synthase/dihydrofolate synthase, with translation MISATFLDTLKYLYFTRPYNTMKLGLFRIENLLSRMGNPHSGVKYFHVTGSNGKGSVTTFLEYLTYHHGHNVTGFYSPHLSTILERFHYNTQNISQEEFVEAAFEVKKHAEEMDKLGEEFSPSFFEYMTAMYFYITKKKNAEYGSVEVGLGGRFDSTNVIIPEISVICTVSLEHTNVLGNTVEQIAFEKAGIIKEKKPVVVGLMADSALEVIRQIAKQKNSKVYEYGKDFYVEPVQFSFNENVYDYYGDTTIKGIKVRLNGKHQLYNVGLALKAFEVTHRINEKAVKKAFEEAFIPGRFEMVNGVVLDGSHNPQAAEKFAENLDLYFPGKRRASVFGIVDDKDKEGVLKVIAPKFDLIIVTKPPSKRAEKVAETYEIAKRYNPNVILEPDYIRAVDLLKETDEDVKFVTGSFYLVGYVRDYLLNGKISEELTIGGA